One part of the Rutidosis leptorrhynchoides isolate AG116_Rl617_1_P2 chromosome 1, CSIRO_AGI_Rlap_v1, whole genome shotgun sequence genome encodes these proteins:
- the LOC139894943 gene encoding putative F-box protein At3g24700: protein MADNLPIEIQAEIIKHLPIKSLIRCTLLSKPFNAIIKSPSFITKHSVRYNQLHYLLARYETNMYHAFQQNYVPIIDNANFPQNKIPITVPDTVNRINAMLAFVLSSSHGLLCLYQSDNVDTKCFIWNPLIQRCIVIPIPNALHSVVVFGVCPNSCEIKLVKIRKYGNSATCNSVNWDVEVYTVSSGVWRTILSDKPRKSVDLTLNHVVINGITYFLAEDDSRNMFVTFDLTSEIIGELYLLDSLALLSGVLYLSTRMESLAVIDDHVEGEQQVCDVWILKPGVPNSTEIFFTFQTPKDSSDRVLGFRKNGDPILIRSAPSKGERFEVYNPSSEQFTDLDVFGNGNAMMVTTVHSLTETLLLIDQPNTILINDDDDEDDDEDDDDDAVENDGDNENNDADDDGNDDDDDATLPLIDMFQAN, encoded by the exons ATGGCTGATAACTTACCGATCGAGATTCAAGCTGAAATCATAAAACATCTTCCGATTAAATCGTTGATTCGATGCACGTTGCTTTCAAAACCATTTAATGCCATCATCAAAAGCCCTTCGTTCATCACTAAACACAGCGTCCGCTACAATCAGCTGCATTATCTACTTGCACGGTACGAAACAAATATGTATCACGCGTTTCAACAAAATTACGTTccgattattgataatgctaatttTCCCCAAAATAAGATACCCATTACTGTTCCTGACACTGTTAACCGAATTAATGCTATGCTAGCGTTCGTACTCAGCTCCTCGCACGGATTATTGTGTTTATATCAAAGTGATAATGTAGATACGAAGTGTTTTATATGGAATCCTTTAATTCAAAGATGCATTGTTATTCCTATTCCTAATGCGTTACATTCGGTTGTTGTTTTCGGAGTTTGTCCTAACAGTTGTGAGATTAAGCTTGTCAAAATTAGGAAATATGGTAATAGTGCCACTTGTAATTCTGTCAATTGGGACGTTGAGGTTTATACTGTAAGTTCAGGGGTTTGGAGAACTATACTTAGCGATAAGCCTCGTAAATCAGTTGACCTGACTTTGAATCATGTAGTTATAAATGGGATTACATATTTTCTTGCTGAAGATGATAGTAGAAATATGTTTGTTACATTTGATCTAACAAGTGAAATAATTGGAGAATTATACCTACTGGATAGTTTAGCACTTTTGTCCGGAGTGTTGTATCTTTCTACGCGAATGGAGTCTCTTGCTGTGATTGATGATCATGTAGAGGGCGAGCAACAAGTTTGTGATGTCTGGATATTGAAGCCTGGTGTTCCAAACTCTACTGAAATTTTTTTTACCTTCCAGACACCAAAGGATTCATCTGATAGAGTATTAGGGTTTAGAAAGAATGGTGATCCTATATTGATAAGGTCAGCACCGTCCAAAGGAGAAAGATTTGAAGTTTACAATCCATCCTCAGAACAATTCACTGATCTTGATGTTTTTGGAAATGGTAATGCAATGATGGTGACCACCGTGCACTCCCTCACGGAAACGTTACTTCTAATTGATCAGCCGAATACTATCctcattaatgatgatgatgatgaggatgatgatgaggatgatgatgatgatgcagttGAGAATGACGGTGACAACGAGAATAATGATGCTGACGATGACGgaaatgatgacgatgatgatgctaCACTGCCGTTGATTGACATGTTCCAAG ctaaCTGA